In the genome of Actinomycetota bacterium, the window GCTGCTCGTCCACCAGGTGCGGCTGCGCAAGGCCCTGGCCGACCCCGGGCTCCCGCCCGAGCCCAAGCGGGCCCTGCTGGCCGAGCTCGGCCAGGGCCGCCTGGACGAGGCCAGCGTGGAGCTGCTGGCCACCGTGGCCACCCGCCAGCGGGTCCGGCTGCGGGACTTCCCCGGGCTGCTGGCCGCCCTCGCCGCCATGGCCGCGTTCACCGCCGCCGAGAAGGCCGGCGAGCTGGAGCAGCTCGAAGGGGAACTGTTCTTCCTGGGCACGCTGGTCGAGCAGCAGCCACGGGTGCGCTCGGCCCTGACCAACCCCGGCCTGCCCGTCGCGAACAAGCGGGCGCTGGTCGCCGACCTGCTCGACGGCCGGGTCGGCAGGCGCACCGCCGCCCTGGCCGACCTGCTGGTCGAGCTGTACGAGGGCCACGACCTGGACACCGTGGCCAAGCAGTGGGCCGAGGCGGCGGCGGCCCGCCGCAACCGGGTGGTGGCCGAGGTGCGCAGCGCCGTCGAGCTCGACGACCAGCGCCGGGCCCGGCTGGCCGAGGCGCTGACCCGCGTGCT includes:
- a CDS encoding F0F1 ATP synthase subunit delta — protein: MATEVNQALATHAQGLFDEAAGRGQRAIDQVEADLEELARLLVHQVRLRKALADPGLPPEPKRALLAELGQGRLDEASVELLATVATRQRVRLRDFPGLLAALAAMAAFTAAEKAGELEQLEGELFFLGTLVEQQPRVRSALTNPGLPVANKRALVADLLDGRVGRRTAALADLLVELYEGHDLDTVAKQWAEAAAARRNRVVAEVRSAVELDDQRRARLAEALTRVL